From one Henningerozyma blattae CBS 6284 chromosome 1, complete genome genomic stretch:
- the TBLA0A02110 gene encoding 60S ribosomal protein uL1 (similar to Saccharomyces cerevisiae RPL1B (YGL135W) and RPL1A (YPL220W); ancestral locus Anc_6.237): MSKITSSQVREHIKELLKYSNETKKRNFLETVELQVGLKNYDPQRDKRFSGSLKLPVCPRPNMSVCIFGDAFDVDRAKSCGVDAMSVDDLKKLNKNKKLIKKLSKKYNAFIASDVLIKQVPRLLGPQLSKAGKFPTPVSHNDDLYGKVTDVRSTIKFQLKKVLCLAVAVGNVEMEEDALVNQVLMAVNFLVSLLKKNWQNVGSLVIKSTMGPAFRLY, encoded by the coding sequence ATGTCTAAGATTACTTCCTCTCAAGTCAGAGAACACATCAAggaattattgaaatattccAATGAAACCAAGAAGAGAAACTTCTTGGAAACTGTCGAATTGCAAGTCGGTTTGAAAAACTACGATCCTCAAAGAGACAAGCGTTTCTCTGGTTCTTTGAAATTACCAGTCTGCCCAAGACCAAACATGTCCGTCTGTATCTTTGGTGATGCTTTCGATGTTGACAGAGCTAAGTCCTGTGGTGTCGATGCCATGTCTGTTGATGacttgaagaaattgaacaagaacaagaaattgATTAAGAAATTGTCCAAGAAGTACAATGCTTTCATTGCTTCTGATGTCTTGATTAAGCAAGTTCCAAGATTATTGGGTCCTCAATTATCCAAGGCTGGTAAGTTCCCAACCCCAGTTTCTCACAACGACGATTTGTACGGTAAGGTCACCGATGTCAGATCTACCATCAAGTTCCAATTGAAGAAGGTCTTATGTTTGGCTGTTGCCGTTGGTAACGTCGAAATGGAAGAAGACGCCCTAGTCAACCAAGTCTTGATGGCCGTTAACTTCTTGGTCTCtttattgaagaagaactGGCAAAATGTTGGTTCCTTGGTTATTAAATCTACCATGGGTCCAGCTTTCAGATTATACTAG
- the TBLA0A02120 gene encoding transient receptor potential ion channel family protein produces the protein MKLISNFILSLAFLFIWVPFTHAKSTLFATSLVTCMKDSKLYANSFDVTFNPKDRSLHYDLTMTSEIDDYITALVEVYAYGFKFITKEIDLCSIGWKQFCPLHSGDVEIDSVEYIEKKYTDMIPGIAYQVPDIDAYARLRLYNNDSDYLACIEVFVSNGKTVSQIGVKWATAIVAGLGLLLSACLSTFGNSAAASHVSANTMSLFLYFQSVAVVSMQHVRHLPPIASAWAENMAWSMGLIRIHFMQKIFRWYVEATGGTPTLNLTSTITAVLTQRKRKRLVQLSNFIKRNVKLFKIDSYLKKRNFGDTLYGNDSVLIYRGIRRMAYSMNIEDTSVVCTGFTFFVLCGYVLAGFIIVSKACIELAVKQKWINQYRFLTFRQNWRSVLKGSLLRYIYIGFTQLTILSFWEFTERDSAAVIVIACLFLVMAIGLMLWSAYRTTYFARKSIEIHNNPAALLYGDNKVLNKYGFFYTMFNASHYWWNIVLLSYIAVKALFIGFSQASGQTQSLACWLLDVAYWIALIMYKPYLDKPTNIVNIFISTITVVNSFLFLFFSGLFNQNYASAAIMGWVFFIMNAAASFILLMMIIGFTVLMVFSKNPDVRFRPAKDDRTSFQRYSKMENTGVSKNVANELFALGEVAKDHQENWEDELYEQSSSSKSEPKNIFASSDDEVNEKQSDVDQSQTTNYREKDTTMENTIYYGDEENDSNVSETNSNSNSNPNRNMYNIMNFSSSRDMLDDKQHPGHVRQESTSRNKLIGEYDDDDDQSFGFERPINFNDNNSSIIRDKNRLSMNTTSTDSPSGMPPREFSMDSMAQAVANGNNDAYTKRADILNNDFI, from the coding sequence atgaaattaatatcgAATTTCATACTCTCACTCGCATTCTTATTCATATGGGTGCCGTTCACCCATGCTAAATCCACTCTATTTGCCACGTCTTTGGTAACATGCATGAAAGACTCGAAATTATACGCCAACAGTTTTGATGTCACTTTTAACCCCAAGGATAGATCATTGCATTATGATTTGACCATGACCTCGGAAATTGATGATTATATCACAGCCCTGGTCGAAGTTTACGCATATGGGTTCAAGTTTATCACCAAGGAAATCGATTTATGTTCCATTGGTTGGAAACAGTTTTGTCCTTTACATTCAGGTGATGTCGAGATCGATTCCGTCGAATATATCGAAAAGAAATATACTGATATGATTCCAGGCATTGCTTACCAGGTCCCAGATATAGATGCATATGCAAGATTAAGGCTCTACAACAACGATTCCGATTATTTGGCCTGCATCGAAGTATTTGTGAGTAACGGTAAGACTGTTTCACAAATTGGTGTGAAATGGGCCACCGCCATTGTGGCTGGTTTGGGTCTTTTGTTGTCTGCCTGTCTTTCCACCTTTGGTAACTCCGCCGCGGCTTCACATGTTTCAGCAAACACCATGTCTCTGTTCCTTTATTTCCAATCCGTGGCTGTCGTGTCTATGCAGCACGTAAGACATTTACCACCTATTGCTTCTGCTTGGGCGGAAAATATGGCTTGGTCTATGGGGTTGATTAGAATTCATTTCATGCAAAAGATCTTCCGTTGGTATGTGGAAGCTACAGGTGGGACTCCGACTTTAAATTTGACCTCCACCATCACAGCCGTTTTAACTCaaaggaaaagaaaaagattggtccaattatctaattttatCAAGAGAAATGTTAAATTGTTCAAAATCGATTCGTActtaaagaaaagaaacTTCGGGGATACTCTTTATGGTAATGACTCAGTGCTTATCTACAGAGGTATTAGACGTATGGCTTATTCCATGAATATCGAAGATACATCAGTGGTCTGTACAGGGTTTACCTTCTTTGTGTTGTGTGGGTACGTTCTTGCAGGGTTCATTATTGTCTCCAAAGCTTGTATCGAACTAGCAGTGAAACAGAAATGGATCAACCAGTATAGATTCCTCACATTTAGACAAAACTGGAGATCGGTGTTAAAGGGTTCCTTATTgagatatatttatatcgGGTTCACCCAATTGACCATTTTAAGTTTCTGGGAATTCACAGAGAGAGACTCTGCTGCAGTTATTGTCATTGCATGTTTGTTTTTGGTGATGGCTATCGGTCTAATGCTATGGTCTGCCTACAGAACTACATATTTTGCAAGAAAATCTATTGAAATCCACAACAACCCAGCTGCATTACTATACGGTGACAATAAAGTATTGAACAAGTACGGGTTCTTCTATACGATGTTCAATGCGTCTCATTATTGGTGGAACATTGTGCTTTTATCCTACATTGCGGTAAAGGCATTATTTATTGGGTTTTCTCAAGCGTCGGGCCAAACTCAATCCTTGGCTTGTTGGTTATTAGATGTGGCATATTGGATTGCTCTAATCATGTATAAGCCATATTTGGATAAACCTACAAACATTGtgaatattttcatctCTACCATCACTGTGGTCAACTCATTCTTATTCTTATTCTTTTCTGGTCTATTCAATCAAAACTACGCATCTGCTGCCATTATGGGGTGGGTATTCTTTATCATGAATGCTGCAGCATCGTTTATCCTATTAATGATGATCATTGGCTTCACTGTATTAATGGTATTCTCCAAGAACCCAGATGTCAGATTCAGACCAGCCAAGGACGATAGAACCTCATTCCAAAGATATTCCAAGATGGAAAATACCGGTGTTTCCAAGAATGTTgcaaatgaattatttgccCTTGGTGAAGTAGCCAAAGACCATCAAGAAAACTGGGAAGATGAATTGTACGAACAAAGTAGTTCGAGCAAATCAGAGCctaaaaatatctttgcCTCTTCAGACGATGAAGttaatgaaaaacaaaGTGATGTGGATCAAAGTCAAACGACAAATTATCGCGAAAAGGATACCACTATGGAAAATACAATCTATTATggtgatgaagaaaatgatagtAACGTATCTGAaactaattcaaattccaaTTCAAATCCAAATCGAAACAtgtataatattatgaatTTCTCATCCTCAAGAGATATGCTAGATGATAAACAACATCCAGGCCATGTAAGGCAAGAATCTACTTCAAGAAATAAACTGATTGGTGAATACGATGATGACGACGATCAATCCTTTGGTTTCGAAAGACCTATCAATTTTAACGATAATAATAGCAGTATAATTCGTGATAAGAACAGATTATCCATGAACACAACTAGTACAGATTCTCCATCAGGTATGCCTCCAAGAGAATTTAGCATGGACAGTATGGCTCAAGCTGTAGCAAATGGAAATAACGATGCTTATACGAAAAGAgctgatattttaaataatgatttcaTATAG
- the TBLA0A02130 gene encoding transient receptor potential ion channel family protein (similar to Saccharomyces cerevisiae FLC3 (YGL139W) and FLC1 (YPL221W); ancestral locus Anc_6.241), with protein sequence MKLILNLLVSLIVYCPWLPFVNAEPTLFATSLVTCKKDSKLYANSFDVTFNPEDRSLHYNLVMTSNIDDYITATVDVYAYGFKFLTREINLCSIGWKQFCPLHSGDVEIESVQYIEKQYTDMIPGIAYQVPDIDAYARLRLYNNDSDYLACIEVFVSNGKTVSQIGVKWATAIVAGLGLLLSACLSTFGNSAAASHVSANTMSLFLYFQSVAVVSMQHVRHLPPIASAWAENMAWSMGLIRIHFMQKIFRWYVEATGGTPTLNLTSTITAVLTQRKRKRLVQLSNFIKRNVKLFKIDSYLKKRNFGDTLYGNDSVLIYRGIRRMAYSMNIEDTSVVCTGFTFFVLCGYVLAGFIIVSKACIELAVKQKWINQYRFLTFRQNWRSVLKGSLLRYIYIGFTQLTILSFWEFTERDSAAVIVIACLFLVMAIGLMLWSAYRTTYFARKSIEIHNNPAALLYGDNKVLNKYGFFYTMFNASHYWWNIVLLSYIAVKALFIGFSQASGQTQSLACWLLDVAYWIALIMYKPYLDKPTNIVNIFISTITVVNSFLFLFFSGLFNQNYASAAIMGWVFFIMNAAASFILLMMIIGFTVLMVLSKNPDVRFRPASDDRASFQRYSKTENTGVSKNVANELFALGEVAKYHQENWEDELYEQSSSSKSEPKENFVLLEDEVIEKQDDYITASSAKGLS encoded by the coding sequence ATGAAATTGATACTAAATTTGTTAGTGTCATTAATAGTGTATTGCCCATGGTTACCATTCGTAAATGCGGAACCCACATTATTTGCCACGTCTTTGGTCACTTGCAAAAAGGACTCAAAGTTATATGCCAATAGTTTTGATGTTACTTTTAATCCAGAGGACAGATCGTTACATTACAATTTGGTCATGACTTCCAATATTGATGATTATATTACGGCAACTGTCGACGTTTATGCATATGGATTCAAGTTCCTCACCAgggaaataaatttatgttcCATTGGTTGGAAACAGTTTTGTCCCCTACATTCAGGTGATGTGGAAATAGAATCTGTACAGTATATAGAAAAGCAATACACAGATATGATTCCAGGCATTGCTTACCAGGTCCCAGATATAGATGCATATGCAAGATTAAGGCTCTACAACAACGATTCCGATTATTTGGCCTGCATCGAAGTATTTGTGAGTAACGGTAAGACTGTTTCACAAATTGGTGTGAAATGGGCCACCGCCATTGTGGCTGGTTTGGGTCTTTTGTTGTCTGCCTGTCTTTCCACCTTTGGTAACTCCGCCGCGGCTTCACATGTTTCAGCAAACACCATGTCTCTGTTCCTTTATTTCCAATCCGTGGCTGTCGTGTCTATGCAGCACGTAAGACATTTACCACCTATTGCTTCTGCTTGGGCGGAAAATATGGCTTGGTCTATGGGGTTGATTAGAATTCATTTCATGCAAAAGATCTTCCGTTGGTATGTGGAAGCTACAGGTGGGACTCCGACTTTAAATTTGACCTCCACCATCACAGCCGTTTTAACTCaaaggaaaagaaaaagattggtccaattatctaattttatCAAGAGAAATGTTAAATTGTTCAAAATCGATTCGTActtaaagaaaagaaacTTCGGGGATACTCTTTATGGTAATGACTCAGTGCTTATCTACAGAGGTATTAGACGTATGGCTTATTCCATGAATATCGAAGATACATCAGTGGTCTGTACAGGGTTTACCTTCTTTGTGTTGTGTGGGTACGTTCTTGCAGGGTTCATTATTGTCTCCAAAGCTTGTATCGAACTAGCAGTGAAACAGAAATGGATCAACCAGTATAGATTCCTCACATTTAGACAAAACTGGAGATCGGTGTTAAAGGGTTCCTTATTgagatatatttatatcgGGTTCACCCAATTGACCATTTTAAGTTTCTGGGAATTCACAGAGAGAGACTCTGCTGCAGTTATTGTCATTGCATGTTTGTTTTTGGTGATGGCTATCGGTCTAATGCTATGGTCTGCCTACAGAACTACATATTTTGCAAGAAAATCTATTGAAATCCACAACAACCCAGCTGCATTACTATACGGTGACAATAAAGTATTGAACAAGTACGGGTTCTTCTATACGATGTTCAATGCGTCTCATTATTGGTGGAACATTGTGCTTTTATCCTACATTGCGGTAAAGGCATTATTTATTGGGTTTTCTCAAGCGTCGGGCCAAACTCAATCCTTGGCTTGTTGGTTATTAGATGTGGCATATTGGATTGCTCTAATCATGTATAAGCCATATTTGGATAAACCTACAAACATTGtgaatattttcatctCTACCATCACTGTGGTCAACTCATTCTTATTCTTATTCTTTTCTGGTCTATTCAATCAAAACTACGCATCTGCTGCCATTATGGGGTGGGTATTCTTTATCATGAATGCTGCAGCATCGTTTATCCTATTAATGATGATCATTGGCTTCACTGTATTAATGGTATTGTCCAAGAACCCAGATGTCAGATTCAGACCTGCTAGCGATGATAGAGCATCGTTCCAAAGATATTCCAAGACAGAAAATACCGGTGTTTCTAAGAATGTTgcaaatgaattatttgccCTTGGTGAAGTAGCCAAATACCATCAAGAAAACTGGGAAGATGAATTGTACGAACAAAGTAGTTCGAGCAAATCAGAGCCTAAAGAGAACTTTGTATTATTGGAGGACGAAgttattgaaaaacaaGATGATTACATTACAGCATCCTCAGCAAAGGGATTGTCCTAA
- the GRE1 gene encoding Gre1p (similar to Saccharomyces cerevisiae DDR48 (YMR173W); ancestral locus Anc_6.244), with protein sequence MSNFWNKMSDKLSGHSNDHNNNRDRYDTNMNDDTYTSENRNYSTHGSHQKKPMNSRSSSGNNMRTNSSNRNYGNSGNDNILNTTHSNEYGGLSYDDDDDMGDMKMHPNSRTSPRTKKNTTRSSYDNDNYNYNTSNANMMQDDYDTSRRSGNRSSQRNTSSGRGNSRNDGMMQEDYDDDVRRNKKGLW encoded by the coding sequence ATGTCGAATTTCTGGAATAAAATGTCTGATAAGTTGAGTGGTCATTCGAATGACCACAATAATAATCGTGATCGGTACGATACCAACATGAACGACGATACATATACGTCCGAGAACCGTAATTATAGTACTCATGGGTCTCATCAAAAGAAACCTATGAATTCTCGTTCTTCTTCTGGTAATAACATGAGAacaaattcttctaatagAAACTATGGGAATAGtggtaatgataatattttgaacacGACCCATTCTAATGAGTATGGAGGATTGAGctatgatgatgatgatgacaTGGGAGATATGAAGATGCATCCAAATTCCAGAACATCGCCTAGAACCAAGAAAAACACTACTAGATCATCATacgataatgataattacaattataatACAAGTAACGCCAATATGATGCAAGACGATTATGATACTTCGAGAAGATCTGGTAATAGATCATCCCAGAGAAATACCTCTTCTGGTAGAGGAAACTCGAGAAACGATGGAATGATGCAGGAAGACTACGATGATGACGTCAGGAGAAACAAAAAGGGACTTTGGTAG
- the ECM5 gene encoding Ecm5p (similar to Saccharomyces cerevisiae ECM5 (YMR176W); ancestral locus Anc_6.247): MFENTKGFNIINNDSLDFPAKIFHNDINKNLVTYRNLIPTLDLHDDPIIKGPADLGQLYDQLRDIAKPYGAIKIKFSNRNVKNLETILEKNLKFQTISQPLIAKNYQLERFHFYYDLYVFLKHSNQSLENEFVKIKSHKLDLFEFNNLINSKGGFDSFKDKNMEIWYSILQALHLPLIQDSIDFLILVYEKILLGFQSYDKDNTTHNYPNLKKRSIDPNLNPQLHPYKRLKIIQDYKGINLPNEIRNFYLPNTSIDLNTFASPSISNSDNTYNFSEFIEKNDKNFQLIDSISNINIDDITIDDFEIFLNEILIDRCELLDIQTSIDLTQSPLKIKTNLDEISLNKNSFLSHFNLDTNSITTSNYNINMILSKKNWSTNDLFLPMIDYNHFGYSKIWYIIPESEFEKFEKLIQNQNQYIDELIDSKQNENDQFLNTKIYEIFSSSNKRNSPDFIKHNLLEDFYQYSNINQKINHLRYNSSFPTINPEILMKNDIKFYRAIQEQDSYIFVLPKTFTSNISTGLNISQYNLFAPSFWLIHYSLQSSQWMENNNYLIGINPFEFLMNVVSSHTKDLLLEDEPKNLLIPNLNKSNYKELKDMLQPHIIKELSERYKFRSLLNKNSIKFKEISNNKFDFISDLSFTSTRGSKIIITETNVDSITISIKEFLQNSDILIKEESNTNTNNRSSKIFLIFNKMASHNSSISITLHTLFEDEILLKLIDERQLQSFIDLLKNEQNIDEPIEIQKNLQSSTKVKYGTFQNVVNKGKYKDNQFVMKLTRESNRLLNKCQAIIEYYSQFQTTNDITVIKVFENLNMNEIIRPNRKYRIDDIHELLSQLDQFPIDLKDLKYVQELDIIIRKISDFDRKLEEEFQIWQSKNETTELLNLSQILGILKKSLNFPIQPNFEEQIIHEFLYSNWNYLFNKYFIQTNTNFNTELTIVEYLPMFYNFFQIGLKYCQEKDLSKLKIVKNYILQLESLFKEYEILLKNINYSNELNLQQIIKVLEYSSLININISDNLLKILKGIIKGSEKNDIINLTNFSIGQKLKINEQYLFDLIENIRGDKLETFQIIKRFDGSKLDERLTYQEVSNEKIYIKYLDDCEKWKLDYDKKFFDNINISKNWQTILSTSLDIINDIYIPTDSDLIRPDIYCYCREGDIGGTMIECEVCKEWYHIDCIDNENLQSSDDPKVAFVCSLCYCSTDNSDEITKSNHLFEFKDLQEVLINSFKLNLVPDRTLVNTLVNLYARVLVFRYQLQHNLFNQNDEIDTNIPIPLIKFFLRKLQGSRCNMPDISLALKNSLKNDNQIQCQHILDRGLRIITDSHYI; this comes from the coding sequence atgtTTGAAAACACTAAAggttttaatatcattaataatgattcattAGATTTCCCAGCTAAAATCTTCcataatgatattaataaaaatttagtaACTTATAGAAATCTAATACCTACTTTAGATTTACATGATGATCCAATAATAAAGGGGCCAGCTGATTTGGGCCAATTATATGATCAACTAAGAGATATTGCAAAACCATATGGtgcaattaaaattaaattttctaatagaaatgtaaaaaatttagagacaattttagaaaaaaatttgaaatttcaaactATTAGTCAACCATTAATtgcaaaaaattatcaattagaaagatttcatttttattatgatttatacgtttttttaaaacactCAAATCAATCACTAGAAAATGAATTCGTAAAGATTAAATCTCATAAACTTGATTTATTTGAgttcaataatttaattaattctaaagGGGGGTTTGATTCATtcaaagataaaaatatggaGATTTGGTATTCAATACTACAAGCATTACATTTACCCCTAATACAAGATTCTATTGATTTCttaatattagtttatGAAAAAATCTTATTAGGCTTCCAATCATACGATAAAGATAATACAACTCATAATTACccaaatttgaaaaaaagatcAATAGATCCAAATCTAAATCCACAATTACATCCATATAAACgtttaaaaattatccaaGATTATAAAGGTATCAATTTACCCAACGAAATACGAAATTTTTACCTACCAAACACTTCAATAGATTTAAACACTTTTGCATCACcatcaatttcaaattcagaTAATACTTATAATTTCAgtgaatttattgaaaaaaatgacaagaatttccaattaattgattctatatctaatataaatatagatgatattactattgatgattttgaaattttcttgaatgaaattttaattgacCGCtgtgaattattagatattcaaacatcaattgatttaactCAATCACCTTTAAAGATCAAAACTAATTTAGATGAAATctcattaaataaaaactcATTTTTAAGTCATTTTAATCTTGatacaaattcaataacaacttctaattataatataaatatgattctatctaaaaaaaattggtctacaaatgatttatttttaccaatGATTGATTATAATCATTTTGGTTATTCCAAAATTTGGTATATTATACCTGAAtcagaatttgaaaaatttgaaaaattaatacaaaatcaaaatcaatatattgatgaattaatagATTCTAAACAGAATGAGAATGATCAATTCTTGAATACTAAAatttatgaaatttttagCAGTTCCAATAAAAGGAATTCTCCTGATTTCATAAAACATAATCTCCTGGAAGATTTTTAccaatattcaaatattaatcaaaaaatcaatcatttaagatataattcttcttttccTACAATAAACCCggaaatattaatgaaaaatgacattaaattttatagaGCTATTCAAGAACAAGATTCTTATATCTTTGTTCTACCAAAGACTTTTACATCTAATATTTCCACGGGCCTAAATATTTCTCagtataatttatttgctCCATCATTTTGGTTAATACATTATTCCTTGCAATCTTCTCAATGgatggaaaataataattatttaattggcATAAATCCCTTTGAGTTTTTAATGAATGTAGTATCATCACATACAAaggatttattattagaagacgaacctaaaaatttattaatcccaaatttaaataaatcaaattataaagAACTAAAGGATATGCTACAGCCTCacattattaaagaattatctgAAAGGTATAAATTTAggtcattattaaataaaaattccataaaatttaaagaaatttcaaacaataaatttgatttcaTTTCAGATTTATCGTTCACTTCCACTAGAGGttctaaaattattattactgaAACAAATGTTGATTCAATCACAATTTccattaaagaatttttacaaaattcagatattttaattaaggAAGAGAGTAATACGAATACTAATAATCGTAgtagtaaaatatttttaattttcaataaaatggCCTCTCACAATTCTAGCATATCAATAACTCTACATACCCtttttgaagatgaaatattattgaaattaatcgATGAAAGACAATTGCAAAGTTTCATTGATCTACTAAAAAATGaacaaaatattgatgaaccaatagaaattcaaaaaaatttacagTCAAGTACCAAAGTTAAATATGGAACATTTCAAAACGTTGTTAATAAAGGcaaatataaagataatCAATTTGTTATGAAATTAACAAGAGAATCTAACAGACTTTTAAACAAATGTCAAGCTATTATAGAATATTATTCTCAATTTCAAACTACAAATGATATTACGGTTATTAAAGTATTCGAAAACTTAAATAtgaatgaaattattagacccaatagaaaatatagaatTGATGATATTCACGAATTACTGTCACAACTAGATCAATTTCCCATTGATCtcaaagatttaaaatacGTTCAAGAACTTGATATAATTATACGTAAGATTAGTGACTTCGATCGAAAATTAGAGgaagaatttcaaatatggCAATCTAAAAATGAGACAACGGAACTGTTGAATTTATCTCAAATTCTTggaatattaaagaaatcgTTGAACTTTCCCATACAACCAAATTTTGAGGAGCAAATAATCCACGAATTTCTTTACTCCAATTGGAATTATctatttaacaaatattttatccaAACTAATACGAACTTTAATACTGAATTAACTATTGTAGAATATCTACCTatgttttataattttttccaaattggTTTGAAATATTGCCAAGAGAAAGATCTTtctaaattgaaaatagtCAAGAATTACATCCTCCAATTGgaatctttatttaaagagtatgaaattcttttgaaaaatatcaattattcTAATGAATTGAACTTGCAACAAATTATCAAGGTTCTTGaatattcttcattaattaatattaacattagtgacaatttattaaaaatcttAAAAGGAATCATTAAGGGgagtgaaaaaaatgatattataaatttgacaaatttttctattggacaaaaattaaaaattaatgaacaatatttatttgatttaattgaaaatattcgtggtgataaattagaaactttccaaataattaaaagattCGACGGTTCAAAATTGGATGAAAGACTAACCTACCAGGAAGTTTCTAATGAAAAGATTtacattaaatatttggatgATTGTGAAAAGTGGAAACTTGATTATgataagaaattttttgacaatataaatatttccaaaaacTGGCAAACTATCCTTTCAACTAGCCTGGATATCATCaatgatatttatatacCTACGGATTCCGATCTGATTCGACCAGATATATATTGCTATTGTAGAGAAGGTGATATTGGAGGTACCATGATTGAGTGTGAAGTTTGCAAAGAATGGTATCATATAGATTgtattgataatgaaaatttacaatCATCAGATGATCCAAAAGTCGCCTTTGTTTGTTCGTTATGCTATTGTTCCACCGATAATTCAGATGAAATAACAAAATCCAATCATCTTTTTGAATTCAAAGATCTCCAAGAAGTCCTAATCAATAGTTTTAAATTGAACCTTGTACCAGATCGAACATTAGTGAATACTTTGGTCAACTTGTATGCCAGAGTTCTAGTCTTCCGCTATCAATTACAACATAACCTTTTTAATCAAAACGATGAAATTGATACTAATATTCCTATTCCATTAATTAAGTTCTTCCTAAGAAAATTACAAGGTTCCCGCTGTAACATGCCCGACATTTCCCTagctttgaaaaattctctTAAAAACGATAACCAGATCCAATGTCAACATATCCTTGATAGAGGGTTGCGTATCATTACTGATTCTCATTACATCTAG